Proteins from a single region of Pseudarthrobacter sp. NIBRBAC000502772:
- a CDS encoding acetate--CoA ligase family protein yields MHSLSSLFAPRGIIVVGASSSPEKLGAVMAQSLSSYPAPVELVNSRGENGMHTSIAEAAAAIPGGPDLAVLCVPAAATAQALRDSAANGAKAALVCAGGFAEAGGPGIEFASQVEYAVRETGIRLLGPNTSGFFVPHRNLRASFVPGVAELEPGSVAVVAASGGVNHVLAFHLQRSGAGVSLAAGIGAGTDITAPDVLDYLITDDQTKAVALHLETVSDGPALVDAVSRLSAVKPVVALVVGRNDVSEFAQSHTGALATSWRTTRSVLQQAGAVIVDDENQLVAAVTALAGRRLQPAADPGVGLITGQAGPGLLIADALHSAGVTLPRLAQSSQDTIGALLPPLTFQANPVDTGRPGPGYEQIVAAVSQDPAIDLVALYGLTEPVTDLPLAVANSGAAETMPFLIGVDGPDGDLERARKSARQHNLPLITGPTSLAHGIAAVVNDARGQFQRAQAAEGSPAWPDVEGPWDENRSKELLGALGIATPERRVCSTRDAAQEALAELGGPVAVKLLDATVLHKTEIGGVHLGVKTAEEMDRALAGLEAVGAREFLVEAMAPSGVDLVVGVRRDPVFGPIVVLGLGGTAAEVFADISIRTAPLALRAAESMPAELQARELLYGFRSGPMLDTSELAGLLVRLGDALVSNEAVAEIEINPLRLTHNGLLALDAVVINVEEDIQ; encoded by the coding sequence ATGCATAGCCTGTCCTCTCTCTTTGCCCCTCGCGGCATCATCGTGGTTGGGGCATCGTCCAGCCCCGAAAAGCTCGGCGCCGTCATGGCGCAATCACTGTCCAGCTACCCGGCGCCAGTGGAACTGGTTAACAGCCGCGGTGAAAACGGAATGCACACCAGCATCGCCGAGGCTGCTGCAGCAATTCCCGGCGGCCCGGATCTCGCCGTGCTGTGTGTGCCCGCTGCTGCCACGGCACAGGCTCTGCGGGACAGCGCCGCGAACGGCGCCAAAGCAGCGCTGGTCTGCGCCGGCGGTTTCGCAGAAGCAGGCGGTCCAGGCATCGAATTCGCGTCCCAGGTCGAGTACGCTGTCCGGGAAACCGGCATCAGGCTGCTTGGCCCCAACACGTCCGGGTTCTTCGTTCCCCACCGCAACCTCCGCGCCAGCTTCGTCCCGGGTGTCGCTGAACTGGAGCCGGGTTCGGTAGCGGTCGTCGCAGCCAGCGGAGGAGTTAATCACGTACTGGCATTTCATCTGCAGCGCTCCGGAGCAGGGGTCAGCCTTGCCGCTGGTATCGGAGCAGGAACTGACATCACCGCACCGGACGTGCTGGACTACCTCATCACCGATGATCAGACCAAGGCAGTAGCCCTGCATCTGGAAACTGTTTCGGACGGACCTGCCCTCGTGGACGCCGTCTCACGCCTGAGCGCGGTCAAGCCCGTCGTTGCATTGGTCGTCGGCCGAAACGATGTGTCCGAATTCGCCCAATCACACACCGGCGCCTTGGCTACCTCCTGGCGCACCACACGATCGGTACTCCAGCAGGCGGGCGCGGTAATCGTCGATGACGAGAACCAACTGGTCGCCGCAGTGACCGCCCTGGCCGGTCGCCGGCTGCAACCGGCCGCGGACCCCGGAGTAGGCCTCATCACCGGCCAGGCCGGACCGGGCCTGTTGATCGCCGATGCCCTGCACAGCGCTGGTGTGACGCTTCCGAGACTCGCGCAGAGCAGCCAGGACACCATCGGCGCGTTGCTCCCGCCGCTGACGTTCCAAGCAAATCCGGTAGACACCGGCCGACCCGGGCCCGGCTATGAGCAAATAGTGGCCGCCGTGTCACAGGACCCGGCAATCGACCTCGTGGCGCTTTACGGCCTGACAGAACCGGTGACCGACCTCCCGCTGGCCGTAGCCAATTCGGGCGCGGCGGAGACGATGCCGTTCCTCATTGGCGTGGACGGCCCCGACGGTGACCTGGAGCGAGCCCGCAAGTCGGCGCGACAGCATAACCTTCCGCTGATTACGGGGCCAACCTCGTTGGCTCACGGTATCGCCGCCGTGGTGAACGATGCCCGGGGTCAATTCCAGAGGGCCCAGGCTGCTGAGGGCTCCCCAGCGTGGCCGGATGTGGAAGGTCCGTGGGATGAGAACCGCTCCAAGGAACTTCTCGGTGCACTTGGCATTGCCACGCCCGAACGGCGCGTGTGCAGCACCCGTGACGCTGCCCAGGAAGCGCTGGCGGAGCTTGGCGGTCCCGTAGCAGTGAAGCTGCTCGACGCAACCGTCCTGCACAAAACGGAAATTGGTGGCGTACACCTTGGCGTCAAGACCGCGGAAGAGATGGACCGGGCCCTGGCAGGTCTCGAAGCCGTCGGCGCCCGCGAGTTCCTGGTAGAGGCGATGGCGCCGTCCGGCGTCGACCTTGTCGTGGGCGTCCGACGTGATCCCGTTTTCGGACCGATCGTGGTTCTGGGGCTGGGCGGCACCGCGGCCGAAGTCTTCGCGGACATCTCCATACGAACCGCGCCGCTTGCACTGCGGGCAGCCGAAAGCATGCCCGCCGAGCTGCAGGCACGCGAACTCTTGTATGGCTTCCGTTCCGGTCCGATGCTGGATACGTCTGAACTGGCCGGCCTCTTGGTCAGACTCGGCGATGCACTCGTCTCCAACGAGGCTGTCGCTGAAATCGAAATTAATCCCCTCCGCCTGACCCACAACGGGCTCTTGGCGTTGGATGCAGTAGTTATCAATGTCGAGGAGGACATTCAATGA